From a single Carassius gibelio isolate Cgi1373 ecotype wild population from Czech Republic chromosome A18, carGib1.2-hapl.c, whole genome shotgun sequence genomic region:
- the LOC127933885 gene encoding sister chromatid cohesion protein PDS5 homolog A isoform X13 translates to MMEFPQQPQQQRPAGDGKIIYPLGVKEITDKISNDEVVKRLKLVVKTYMDMDQDSEEEKQQYLALALHLASEFFLRNPNKDVRLLVACCLADIFRIYAPEAPYTSHDKLKEIFLFITRQLKGLEDTKSPQFNRYFYLLENLAWVKSYNICFELEDCNEIFIQLFKTLFSVINNSHNQKVQMHMLDLMSSIIMEGDGVTQELLDTILINLIPAHKNLNKQAYDLAKTLLKRTVQTIETCIASFFNQVLVMGKSSVSDLSEHVFDLIQELFAIDPLLLVSVMPQLEFKLKSNDGEERLAVVKLLAKLFGVKDSELATQNRPLWQCFLGRFNDIHVPVRLECVKFASHCLMNHPDLATDLTEFLKVRSHDPEEAIRHDVIVTIINAGKKDLNLVNDQLLGFVRERMLDKRWRVRKEAMMGLAQLYKKYCLHHEAGKETALKISWIKDKLLHIYYQNSIDDKLLVEKIFAQYMVPHSLETEEKMKCLYYLYACLDTNAVKALNEMWKCQNMLRGLVRELLDLHKLPTSEANTTAMFGKLMTIAKNLPDPGKAQDFMKKFNQVLGEDEKLRLQLEQLISPTCSCKQAEQCVREITRKLTFPKQPTNPFLEMVKFLLERIAPVHIDSEAISALVKLLNKSIEGTADDDDEGVTPDTAIRAGLELLKVLSFTHPTAFHSAETYESLLQCLKMEDDKVAEAAIQIFRNTGQKIETELPQIRSTLIPVLHQKAKRGTPHQAKQAVHCIHAIFHNKEVQLAQIFEPLSRSLNADVPEQLITPLVSLGHISMLAPDQFASPMKSIVANFIVKDLLMNDRSVGNKNGRLWTADDEVSPEVLAKVQAIKLLVRWLLGMKNNLSKSANSTLRLLSAMLVSEGDLTEQKKISKSDMSRLRLAAGSAIMKLAQEPCYHDIITPEQFQLCGLVINDECYQVRQIFAQKLHVALVKLLLPLEYMAVFALCAKDPVKERRAHARQCLLKNISVRREYIKQNPMAHEKLLSLLPEYVVPYMIHLLAHDPDLTKPQDLEQLRDVKECLWFMLEVLMTKNENNSHSFLRKMVENIKQTKDAQAPDDPKANEKLYIVCDVALFVIANKSTSCHLDSPKDPVLPCKFFTPPDKDFINDKEYLSPEAKIVLQTGKIQQPPKQTGVLGAVNKPLTVTARRPYIKTPTSDTVSNASTNSQPSSPATNKSRDMSSEASETGARENEENPVITKAGVVKKEETAQPSGKKRAAPASDGTENSLSSNTSAGSQPPASKPRRGRPPKNAAGVATPEKDAGATTGGGAGRGRKRAAPAQDPATAASADSINVKTPKQQKETEPKRVAPQRQIDLQR, encoded by the exons CTCGTGGTCAAGACATATATGGACATGGATCAAGACTCAGAGGAGGAAAAGCAGCAGTACTTGGCTTTGGCTCTTCACTTGGCCTCTGAGTTTTTCCTGCGAAACCCCAACAAGGATGTACGGTTACTTGTGGCCTGCTGTCTTGCTGACATTTTCAGAATTTATGCTCCAGAGGCCCCATACACCTCGCATGACAAGCTCAAG GAAATTTTTCTCTTCATTACGCGGCAGTTGAAGGGTTTAGAGGATACCAAGAGCCCTCAGTTCAACAGATATTTTTACTTACTAGAG AACCTGGCATGGGTGAAGTCCTACAACATCTGTTTTGAATTGGAGGACTGTAATGAGATCTTCATCCAACTCTTCAAAACCCTCTTTTCTGTCATCAA TAACAGCCATAATCAGAAGGTGCAGATGCACATGTTGGACCTGATGAGTTCCATCATCATGGAGGGAGATGGAGTGACGCAGGAGCTGCTGGACACAATCCTCATCAACCTCATCCCTGCTCACAAA AACTTGAATAAGCAGGCGTATGACCTGGCCAAGACTCTTCTGAAGAGAACGGTTCAGACCATCGAAACCTGCATTGCCTCA TTCTTTAATCAGGTTTTGGTGATGGGAAAGTCCTCCGTGAGTGATCTCTCTGAGCATGTATTTGACCTCATTCAGGAGCTCTTTGCAATCGACCCTCTGCTCCTTGTCTCTGTGATGCCACAACTTGAGTTCAAATTGAAG AGTAATGATGGAGAGGAGAGGTTGGCTGTTGTGAAACTGTTGGCTAAACTCTTTGGTGTTAAAGATTCTGAACTGGCCACTCAGAATCGCCCACTTTGGCAGTGCTTTCTGGGAAG ATTCAATGACATCCATGTTCCTGTGAGACTTGAGTGTGTAAAGTTTGCTAGCCACTGCCTGATGAACCACCCAGACCTTGCCACGGATCTTACTG AGTTTCTGAAGGTGAGGTCACATGACCCAGAAGAGGCAATCAGGCACGATGTCATTGTGACCATCATCAACGCAGGGAAGAAAGATCTGAACCTGGTGAATGATCAGCTGTTGGGGTTTGTCAGAGAGAGGATGTTGGACAAGAGG TGGCGTGTCCGTAAAGAAGCAATGATGGGGTTGGCTCAGCTTTATAAGAAGTACTGTCTGCACCATGAAGCTGGGAAGGAGACCGCATTGAAAATCAGCTGGATCAAAGACAAGCTCTTACACATCTACTATCAGAACAGCATAGATGACAA GTTGCTGGTGGAGAAAATCTTTGCACAGTACATGGTTCCTCACAGTCTGGAGACTGAGGAAAAGATGAAGTGTCTATACTACCTTTATGCCTGCCTGGACACTAACGCAGTCAA AGCACTGAATGAAATGTGGAAGTGTCAGAATATGCTGAGAGGGCTTGTTCGAGAACTGCTGGACTTACACAAATTGCCTACA TCTGAAGCAAACACCACAGCCATGTTTGGAAAACTTATGACCATCGCTA AGAATCTTCCAGATCCAGGTAAAGCTCAGGATTTTATGAAGAAGTTTAATCAGGTTCTGGGTGAAGATGAGAAACTCCGTCTTCAGCTTGAGCAACTCATCAGCCCTACCTGCTCGTGTAAACAGGCTGAACAATGTGTG aggGAAATCACACGAAAGCTGACATTCCCCAAGCAGCCCACAAACCCATTCCTGGAGATGGTGAAATTTTTGCTGGAGAGAATCGCACCGGTGCACATCGACTCTGAGGCCATCAG cgccCTGGTTAAGCTGTTAAATAAGTCAATTGAGGGcactgctgatgatgatgatgagggagTAACCCCTGATACTGCCATTCGTGCTGGACTTGAGCTACTCAAG GTTTTGTCATTTACACACCCCACTGCATTCCACTCAGCTGAGACATACGAGTCTTTGCTGCAGTGTCTGAAGATGGAGGACGATAAAGTGGCAGAAGCAGCCATACAGATCTTCAGAAACACAGGACAAAAGATTGAGACAGAACTGCCACAGATTCGCTC GACTCTAATTCCCGTACTACATCAGAAGGCAAAAAGAGGCACCCCCCACCAGGCCAAACAGGCAGTCCACTGCATCCATGCCATCTTTCACAACAAAGAGGTCCAGTTAGCGCAAATATTTGAG CCGTTGTCTCGCAGTCTGAATGCAGACGTGCCTGAACAGCTCATCACTCCGCTTGTTTCTCTTGGACACATTTCTATGCTGGCCCCGGATCAGTTTGCGTCACCCATGAAGTCAATCGTAGCCAATTTCATCGTGAAGGACCTTCTGATGAATGACAGA TCTGTGGGAAACAAAAATGGCCGGCTCTGGACAGCTGACGATGAGGTTTCTCCTGAAGTGCTGGCTAAG GTGCAAGCCATTAAGCTGTTGGTCCGCTGGTTGCTGGGAATGAAGAATAATCTATCCAAATCAGCCAACTCTACTCTCAGACTCCTCTCAGCCATGCTGGTCAGCGAGGGAGACCTTACAGAGCAGAAAAAGATCAG CAAGTCTGACATGTCTCGGCTGAGGCTTGCAGCGGGGAGCGCCATCATGAAACTGGCACAAGAGCCCTGTTACCATGACATTATCACTCCAGAACAGTTCCAGCTCTGTGGACTCGTCATTAAT GATGAGTGTTATCAGGTGCGCCAGATCTTTGCTCAGAAGTTGCATGTTGCTCTGGTGAAGCTGTTGTTGCCACTGGAGTACATGGCTGTGTTTGCATTGTGTGCTAAAGATCCAGTGAAAGAGCGCCGTGCTCACGCCCGACAGTGCCTGCTCAAGAACATCAGTGTCCGCAGAGAGTACATCAAACAGAACCCCATGGCCCATG AAAAGCTGCTGTCTCTGCTTCCTGAATATGTGGTGCCATACATGATCCATCTTCTAGCTCATGATCCAGACCTTACCAAACCACAGGATTTGGAGCAGCTCAGAGACGTCAAAGA ATGCTTGTGGTTCATGCTGGAGGTGTTGATGACAAAGAATGAGAATAACAGTCACTCATTCCTGAGGAAGATGGTAGAgaacatcaaacaaacaaaagatgcTCAGGCCCCAGATGACCCAAAAGCAAATGAG AAACTTTACATTGTGTGTGATGTGGCGTTATTTGTGATTGCAAACAAGAGCACTTCATGTCATCTGGACTCCCCAAAAGATCCTGTGCTGCCTTGCAAGTTCTTTACCCCACCTGATAAG GATTTTATCAATGATAAGGAATATTTGTCACCAGAAGCCAAAATAGTTCTGCAGACAGGAAAAATCCAG CAACCACCAAAGCAGACAGGTGTGCTGGGGGCAGTGAACAAACCTTTAACAGTAACAGCTCGCCGACCGTACATTAAAACCCCCACCTCTGACACAGTAAGCAACGCAAGCACCAACTCTCAACCCAGCTCACCTGCAACAAATAAGAGCAG GGATATGAGTTCTGAGGCCTCAGAAACAGGGGCGAGGGAGAATGAAGAGAACCCTGTTATCACAAAAGCAGGAGTTGTAAAGAAG gAGGAGACTGCTCAGCCCAGTGGGAAGAAGCGTGCTGCTCCTGCGAGTGACGGCACAGAGAACAGCTTGTCTTCAAACACCTCAGCAGGGTCACAGCCCCCTGCCAGTAAACCACGACGCGGTCGACCCCCTAAAAATGCTGCGGGCGTTGCCACACCAGAGAAAGATGCTGGAGCTACCACAGGAGGAGGGGCCGGACGGGGCCGGAAGAGAGCAGCACCTGCCCAGGACCCTGCCACCGCAGCCTCAGCTGATTCAATCAATGTCAAGACACCAAAACAGCAGAAAGAAACCGAGCCGAAAAGAGTGGCGCCACAGAGACAGATTGACCTGCAAAG GTAA
- the LOC127933885 gene encoding sister chromatid cohesion protein PDS5 homolog A isoform X3, with protein MMEFPQQPQQQRPAGDGKIIYPLGVKEITDKISNDEVVKRLKLVVKTYMDMDQDSEEEKQQYLALALHLASEFFLRNPNKDVRLLVACCLADIFRIYAPEAPYTSHDKLKEIFLFITRQLKGLEDTKSPQFNRYFYLLENLAWVKSYNICFELEDCNEIFIQLFKTLFSVINNSHNQKVQMHMLDLMSSIIMEGDGVTQELLDTILINLIPAHKNLNKQAYDLAKTLLKRTVQTIETCIASFFNQVLVMGKSSVSDLSEHVFDLIQELFAIDPLLLVSVMPQLEFKLKSNDGEERLAVVKLLAKLFGVKDSELATQNRPLWQCFLGRFNDIHVPVRLECVKFASHCLMNHPDLATDLTEFLKVRSHDPEEAIRHDVIVTIINAGKKDLNLVNDQLLGFVRERMLDKRWRVRKEAMMGLAQLYKKYCLHHEAGKETALKISWIKDKLLHIYYQNSIDDKLLVEKIFAQYMVPHSLETEEKMKCLYYLYACLDTNAVKALNEMWKCQNMLRGLVRELLDLHKLPTSEANTTAMFGKLMTIAKNLPDPGKAQDFMKKFNQVLGEDEKLRLQLEQLISPTCSCKQAEQCVREITRKLTFPKQPTNPFLEMVKFLLERIAPVHIDSEAISALVKLLNKSIEGTADDDDEGVTPDTAIRAGLELLKVLSFTHPTAFHSAETYESLLQCLKMEDDKVAEAAIQIFRNTGQKIETELPQIRSTLIPVLHQKAKRGTPHQAKQAVHCIHAIFHNKEVQLAQIFEPLSRSLNADVPEQLITPLVSLGHISMLAPDQFASPMKSIVANFIVKDLLMNDRSVGNKNGRLWTADDEVSPEVLAKVQAIKLLVRWLLGMKNNLSKSANSTLRLLSAMLVSEGDLTEQKKISKSDMSRLRLAAGSAIMKLAQEPCYHDIITPEQFQLCGLVINDECYQVRQIFAQKLHVALVKLLLPLEYMAVFALCAKDPVKERRAHARQCLLKNISVRREYIKQNPMAHEKLLSLLPEYVVPYMIHLLAHDPDLTKPQDLEQLRDVKECLWFMLEVLMTKNENNSHSFLRKMVENIKQTKDAQAPDDPKANEKLYIVCDVALFVIANKSTSCHLDSPKDPVLPCKFFTPPDKDFINDKEYLSPEAKIVLQTGKIQQPPKQTGVLGAVNKPLTVTARRPYIKTPTSDTVSNASTNSQPSSPATNKSRDMSSEASETGARENEENPVITKAGVVKKEETAQPSGKKRAAPASDGTENSLSSNTSAGSQPPASKPRRGRPPKNAAGVATPEKDAGATTGGGAGRGRKRAAPAQDPATAASADSINVKTPKQQKETEPKRVAPQRQIDLQRSVRVAQRDQQASQKTYGSEGETEREFESSPEYVCSLTQLQEQQEEAIHKQSRGAAGPKQKESTHAAEQGKLSVKRRCVKTRTVRQ; from the exons CTCGTGGTCAAGACATATATGGACATGGATCAAGACTCAGAGGAGGAAAAGCAGCAGTACTTGGCTTTGGCTCTTCACTTGGCCTCTGAGTTTTTCCTGCGAAACCCCAACAAGGATGTACGGTTACTTGTGGCCTGCTGTCTTGCTGACATTTTCAGAATTTATGCTCCAGAGGCCCCATACACCTCGCATGACAAGCTCAAG GAAATTTTTCTCTTCATTACGCGGCAGTTGAAGGGTTTAGAGGATACCAAGAGCCCTCAGTTCAACAGATATTTTTACTTACTAGAG AACCTGGCATGGGTGAAGTCCTACAACATCTGTTTTGAATTGGAGGACTGTAATGAGATCTTCATCCAACTCTTCAAAACCCTCTTTTCTGTCATCAA TAACAGCCATAATCAGAAGGTGCAGATGCACATGTTGGACCTGATGAGTTCCATCATCATGGAGGGAGATGGAGTGACGCAGGAGCTGCTGGACACAATCCTCATCAACCTCATCCCTGCTCACAAA AACTTGAATAAGCAGGCGTATGACCTGGCCAAGACTCTTCTGAAGAGAACGGTTCAGACCATCGAAACCTGCATTGCCTCA TTCTTTAATCAGGTTTTGGTGATGGGAAAGTCCTCCGTGAGTGATCTCTCTGAGCATGTATTTGACCTCATTCAGGAGCTCTTTGCAATCGACCCTCTGCTCCTTGTCTCTGTGATGCCACAACTTGAGTTCAAATTGAAG AGTAATGATGGAGAGGAGAGGTTGGCTGTTGTGAAACTGTTGGCTAAACTCTTTGGTGTTAAAGATTCTGAACTGGCCACTCAGAATCGCCCACTTTGGCAGTGCTTTCTGGGAAG ATTCAATGACATCCATGTTCCTGTGAGACTTGAGTGTGTAAAGTTTGCTAGCCACTGCCTGATGAACCACCCAGACCTTGCCACGGATCTTACTG AGTTTCTGAAGGTGAGGTCACATGACCCAGAAGAGGCAATCAGGCACGATGTCATTGTGACCATCATCAACGCAGGGAAGAAAGATCTGAACCTGGTGAATGATCAGCTGTTGGGGTTTGTCAGAGAGAGGATGTTGGACAAGAGG TGGCGTGTCCGTAAAGAAGCAATGATGGGGTTGGCTCAGCTTTATAAGAAGTACTGTCTGCACCATGAAGCTGGGAAGGAGACCGCATTGAAAATCAGCTGGATCAAAGACAAGCTCTTACACATCTACTATCAGAACAGCATAGATGACAA GTTGCTGGTGGAGAAAATCTTTGCACAGTACATGGTTCCTCACAGTCTGGAGACTGAGGAAAAGATGAAGTGTCTATACTACCTTTATGCCTGCCTGGACACTAACGCAGTCAA AGCACTGAATGAAATGTGGAAGTGTCAGAATATGCTGAGAGGGCTTGTTCGAGAACTGCTGGACTTACACAAATTGCCTACA TCTGAAGCAAACACCACAGCCATGTTTGGAAAACTTATGACCATCGCTA AGAATCTTCCAGATCCAGGTAAAGCTCAGGATTTTATGAAGAAGTTTAATCAGGTTCTGGGTGAAGATGAGAAACTCCGTCTTCAGCTTGAGCAACTCATCAGCCCTACCTGCTCGTGTAAACAGGCTGAACAATGTGTG aggGAAATCACACGAAAGCTGACATTCCCCAAGCAGCCCACAAACCCATTCCTGGAGATGGTGAAATTTTTGCTGGAGAGAATCGCACCGGTGCACATCGACTCTGAGGCCATCAG cgccCTGGTTAAGCTGTTAAATAAGTCAATTGAGGGcactgctgatgatgatgatgagggagTAACCCCTGATACTGCCATTCGTGCTGGACTTGAGCTACTCAAG GTTTTGTCATTTACACACCCCACTGCATTCCACTCAGCTGAGACATACGAGTCTTTGCTGCAGTGTCTGAAGATGGAGGACGATAAAGTGGCAGAAGCAGCCATACAGATCTTCAGAAACACAGGACAAAAGATTGAGACAGAACTGCCACAGATTCGCTC GACTCTAATTCCCGTACTACATCAGAAGGCAAAAAGAGGCACCCCCCACCAGGCCAAACAGGCAGTCCACTGCATCCATGCCATCTTTCACAACAAAGAGGTCCAGTTAGCGCAAATATTTGAG CCGTTGTCTCGCAGTCTGAATGCAGACGTGCCTGAACAGCTCATCACTCCGCTTGTTTCTCTTGGACACATTTCTATGCTGGCCCCGGATCAGTTTGCGTCACCCATGAAGTCAATCGTAGCCAATTTCATCGTGAAGGACCTTCTGATGAATGACAGA TCTGTGGGAAACAAAAATGGCCGGCTCTGGACAGCTGACGATGAGGTTTCTCCTGAAGTGCTGGCTAAG GTGCAAGCCATTAAGCTGTTGGTCCGCTGGTTGCTGGGAATGAAGAATAATCTATCCAAATCAGCCAACTCTACTCTCAGACTCCTCTCAGCCATGCTGGTCAGCGAGGGAGACCTTACAGAGCAGAAAAAGATCAG CAAGTCTGACATGTCTCGGCTGAGGCTTGCAGCGGGGAGCGCCATCATGAAACTGGCACAAGAGCCCTGTTACCATGACATTATCACTCCAGAACAGTTCCAGCTCTGTGGACTCGTCATTAAT GATGAGTGTTATCAGGTGCGCCAGATCTTTGCTCAGAAGTTGCATGTTGCTCTGGTGAAGCTGTTGTTGCCACTGGAGTACATGGCTGTGTTTGCATTGTGTGCTAAAGATCCAGTGAAAGAGCGCCGTGCTCACGCCCGACAGTGCCTGCTCAAGAACATCAGTGTCCGCAGAGAGTACATCAAACAGAACCCCATGGCCCATG AAAAGCTGCTGTCTCTGCTTCCTGAATATGTGGTGCCATACATGATCCATCTTCTAGCTCATGATCCAGACCTTACCAAACCACAGGATTTGGAGCAGCTCAGAGACGTCAAAGA ATGCTTGTGGTTCATGCTGGAGGTGTTGATGACAAAGAATGAGAATAACAGTCACTCATTCCTGAGGAAGATGGTAGAgaacatcaaacaaacaaaagatgcTCAGGCCCCAGATGACCCAAAAGCAAATGAG AAACTTTACATTGTGTGTGATGTGGCGTTATTTGTGATTGCAAACAAGAGCACTTCATGTCATCTGGACTCCCCAAAAGATCCTGTGCTGCCTTGCAAGTTCTTTACCCCACCTGATAAG GATTTTATCAATGATAAGGAATATTTGTCACCAGAAGCCAAAATAGTTCTGCAGACAGGAAAAATCCAG CAACCACCAAAGCAGACAGGTGTGCTGGGGGCAGTGAACAAACCTTTAACAGTAACAGCTCGCCGACCGTACATTAAAACCCCCACCTCTGACACAGTAAGCAACGCAAGCACCAACTCTCAACCCAGCTCACCTGCAACAAATAAGAGCAG GGATATGAGTTCTGAGGCCTCAGAAACAGGGGCGAGGGAGAATGAAGAGAACCCTGTTATCACAAAAGCAGGAGTTGTAAAGAAG gAGGAGACTGCTCAGCCCAGTGGGAAGAAGCGTGCTGCTCCTGCGAGTGACGGCACAGAGAACAGCTTGTCTTCAAACACCTCAGCAGGGTCACAGCCCCCTGCCAGTAAACCACGACGCGGTCGACCCCCTAAAAATGCTGCGGGCGTTGCCACACCAGAGAAAGATGCTGGAGCTACCACAGGAGGAGGGGCCGGACGGGGCCGGAAGAGAGCAGCACCTGCCCAGGACCCTGCCACCGCAGCCTCAGCTGATTCAATCAATGTCAAGACACCAAAACAGCAGAAAGAAACCGAGCCGAAAAGAGTGGCGCCACAGAGACAGATTGACCTGCAAAG ATCAGTGAGGGTAGCACAGCGAGATCAGCAAGCGTCTCAGAAGACATATGGAAGTGaaggggagacagagagagaatttgAGTCCAGCCCAGAGTATGTATGTTCACTCACACAGCTACAGGAGCAGCAGGAAGAAGCCATTCACAAGCAGTCCAGGGGCGCAGCAGGCCCCAAACAGAAAGAATCCACCCATGCAGCAGAGCAGGGCAAGCTGTCA GTAAAGCGTCGGTGTGTGAAGACCAGGACGGTCAGGCAGTAA